The following proteins come from a genomic window of Synechococcus sp. NB0720_010:
- a CDS encoding DUF1643 domain-containing protein, translated as MAIHQQQQGFEGGAAGQNALEIKWAQPGRTGRAALSSCGRYRWWLERQWQPQAPRLLFVGLNPSRATAERDDPTLRRLIAFAQAWGYGSLEVLNLFARISASPAVLRRSADPIGPQTDQWLRRRLGVLADAPGAAVWLGWGNGGRWRDRDQAVLRLLRQQGVPLLALGLTASGQPRHPLYAAKAAQPLRLTHSGEELRPG; from the coding sequence GTGGCCATCCACCAGCAGCAACAGGGGTTTGAGGGTGGTGCCGCCGGTCAAAACGCCCTGGAGATCAAGTGGGCCCAGCCTGGCAGAACGGGCCGGGCTGCTTTGAGTTCCTGCGGCCGTTATCGCTGGTGGCTCGAGCGGCAGTGGCAGCCGCAGGCCCCGCGGTTGCTGTTCGTCGGGCTGAATCCTTCCCGCGCCACGGCCGAACGTGATGATCCGACCCTGCGGCGCTTGATCGCGTTTGCCCAGGCCTGGGGCTACGGATCGCTGGAGGTGCTGAACCTGTTCGCCCGCATCTCGGCCAGTCCGGCGGTGCTGCGGCGCAGCGCCGATCCGATCGGCCCGCAGACCGACCAGTGGTTGCGGCGGCGCTTGGGCGTCCTGGCGGACGCGCCCGGGGCCGCGGTCTGGCTGGGCTGGGGCAACGGCGGCCGCTGGAGGGACCGGGACCAAGCGGTGTTGCGCCTCTTGCGGCAGCAGGGTGTGCCGCTGCTGGCCCTCGGGCTGACCGCGAGTGGCCAGCCCCGGCATCCGCTCTATGCCGCCAAGGCTGCGCAGCCGCTGCGTTTGACCCATTCTGGGGAAGAGCTTCGGCCTGGTTGA
- a CDS encoding cation:proton antiporter — MTSELIWGFSFFAGALAQLIARLSGWPSVVLLLASGLLIGDAGLDWVQPERLGGGLESLVGLLVSLVLFDGGLNLRLAGRDLQRTVLQLVLTRGLLGLVGGALLAHELAGLSWPLAWVFGAIALGTGPTVITPLVQQMRLVPRLSAVLEAEGLILEPVGAVLALLLLQLALGDLSQWDQVLPLLLLRLGGGVLMGGCCGWLLVLVLQRLPSEAEGLRLQLSLGVLFLLVSGTQVLLPEAGLPAAVSAGIVVGLRLKDEASNLDDLIAHLAQLAITVLFPLLAADLSWAELSPLGWGGVSCVAALMLYRWLVVQAGSLGLPGLSWGDKLMLSWVAPRGIVTAAVASLFALKLSAAGVSGGGALKGLVFLTILITVAVQGLSAPLLARRLGLVESDLEAALDASPGLATGLEQQPGGEQVGTLKAAE, encoded by the coding sequence ATGACTTCTGAGCTGATCTGGGGCTTTTCGTTTTTTGCCGGTGCCCTGGCCCAGCTGATCGCACGCCTGAGTGGCTGGCCTTCGGTGGTGCTGCTGCTGGCGTCGGGGCTGCTGATCGGTGATGCCGGACTGGATTGGGTGCAGCCCGAGCGCCTGGGGGGAGGGCTGGAGTCCTTGGTGGGCTTGCTGGTGAGCTTGGTGCTCTTTGACGGTGGCCTGAATTTGCGTCTGGCTGGCCGCGACCTGCAGCGCACGGTGCTGCAGTTGGTGCTTACCCGTGGTCTGCTCGGGCTGGTGGGCGGAGCCCTGCTGGCCCATGAGCTGGCGGGGTTGTCCTGGCCCTTGGCCTGGGTGTTTGGGGCCATCGCCCTGGGGACAGGGCCCACGGTGATCACGCCCTTGGTGCAGCAGATGCGTCTGGTGCCGCGCCTTTCGGCGGTGCTCGAGGCTGAAGGCCTGATCCTGGAGCCGGTGGGGGCCGTGCTGGCCTTGCTGCTGCTGCAGTTGGCCCTGGGTGATTTGTCCCAGTGGGATCAGGTCCTGCCGCTGTTGCTGCTGCGCCTGGGCGGTGGGGTGTTGATGGGTGGTTGTTGCGGCTGGCTGCTGGTCCTGGTGCTGCAGCGTCTGCCGAGTGAGGCCGAGGGACTCCGGTTGCAACTGAGCTTGGGGGTGCTGTTTTTGTTGGTGAGTGGCACCCAGGTGCTCTTGCCGGAGGCGGGGCTCCCGGCGGCGGTGTCGGCGGGGATCGTGGTCGGCCTGCGGCTCAAGGACGAAGCGAGCAACCTCGATGACCTGATTGCCCACCTGGCGCAGCTGGCGATCACGGTGCTCTTTCCCCTCTTGGCCGCGGATCTCTCCTGGGCTGAGCTCTCGCCCTTGGGCTGGGGTGGTGTCAGCTGTGTGGCCGCCCTGATGCTGTATCGCTGGCTGGTGGTTCAGGCCGGTTCGCTGGGCCTGCCGGGATTGAGTTGGGGCGACAAGTTGATGCTCAGCTGGGTGGCGCCACGGGGAATCGTGACGGCGGCCGTGGCCAGCTTGTTTGCCCTGAAATTGAGCGCCGCCGGGGTGAGTGGCGGCGGTGCGCTGAAGGGCCTGGTGTTCCTGACGATCTTGATCACCGTGGCGGTGCAGGGGCTGTCCGCTCCCCTGCTGGCACGGCGCTTGGGGCTTGTGGAGAGCGACCTAGAGGCTGCGCTCGATGCGAGCCCTGGCCTCGCCACTGGGCTGGAGCAGCAACCAGGTGGTGAGCAGGTCGGGACCTTGAAGGCTGCCGAGTAG
- the gltX gene encoding glutamate--tRNA ligase, whose translation MTGTGAAVRVRLAPSPTGTLHIGTARTAVFNWLFARHLGGEFLLRIEDTDKERSKPEYTANILEGLKWLGINWDAEPVIQSERIEAHRAAIQQLLDSGKAYRCYASEAELTEMREQQAAANRAPRYDNRHRDLSPEQEQAYIAEGREATIRFRIDDEAVITWNDLVRGAMRWSGSDLGGDMVIARRAPADQIGDPLYNLVVVVDDAAMAISHVIRGEDHIANTAKQLLLYAALGAPVPEFAHTPLILNKEGKKLSKRDGVTSVNDFREQGYTAEALANYMTLLGWSPPEGMEERFSLSDAAQVFGFDRVNKAGARFDWDKLNWLNSQVLHERSPEQLLAELEPQWKALGWSHSDASWLQELCALLGPSLVTLKDGIEQARPFFERPELSEAALKQLELDGARPALKALLEHLPEGALTAETAQELLGKAVADAGVKKGVLMKTLRAALLGSLQGPDLLTTWLLLQPSGEARARIERSL comes from the coding sequence GTGACTGGAACTGGAGCGGCGGTCCGTGTGCGTCTCGCCCCCAGCCCGACTGGAACGCTTCATATCGGTACCGCTCGCACGGCGGTCTTCAACTGGCTCTTCGCCCGTCACCTCGGTGGGGAGTTCCTGCTGCGGATCGAAGACACCGACAAGGAGCGCAGCAAGCCGGAATACACCGCCAACATCCTTGAAGGGCTGAAGTGGCTGGGGATCAACTGGGACGCGGAGCCCGTGATCCAAAGCGAGCGAATCGAGGCCCATCGCGCCGCCATTCAGCAGCTACTGGACTCCGGCAAGGCCTATCGCTGCTATGCCAGCGAAGCAGAGCTCACTGAAATGCGGGAGCAGCAGGCTGCCGCCAACCGCGCCCCCCGCTACGACAACCGCCACCGCGACCTCAGCCCCGAGCAGGAGCAGGCCTACATCGCCGAGGGCCGCGAGGCCACCATCCGCTTTCGCATTGATGACGAGGCCGTCATCACCTGGAACGACCTGGTCCGCGGCGCCATGCGCTGGTCCGGTAGCGACCTGGGCGGCGACATGGTCATTGCCCGCCGTGCTCCGGCCGATCAAATCGGCGACCCCCTCTACAACCTGGTGGTGGTTGTGGATGACGCCGCCATGGCCATCAGCCATGTCATCCGCGGCGAAGACCACATCGCCAACACCGCCAAGCAGCTGCTGCTCTATGCAGCCCTCGGTGCACCCGTCCCCGAATTTGCCCACACCCCTCTGATCCTGAACAAGGAAGGGAAGAAGCTCTCCAAGCGCGACGGCGTCACCTCGGTCAATGACTTCCGCGAGCAGGGTTACACCGCTGAGGCCCTGGCGAACTACATGACCCTGCTGGGCTGGTCGCCGCCGGAGGGCATGGAAGAGCGGTTCAGCCTGAGCGACGCGGCCCAGGTCTTTGGCTTTGATCGGGTCAACAAAGCTGGAGCCCGCTTCGACTGGGACAAGCTCAACTGGCTCAATAGCCAGGTGCTCCACGAGCGCAGCCCCGAGCAACTTCTGGCTGAACTCGAGCCCCAATGGAAGGCCCTGGGCTGGAGCCACAGCGACGCCAGCTGGCTCCAGGAACTCTGCGCCCTGCTCGGTCCCTCGTTGGTCACCCTCAAGGACGGCATCGAGCAGGCCCGTCCCTTCTTTGAGCGCCCCGAACTCAGCGAGGCCGCCCTCAAGCAACTCGAGCTTGACGGTGCCCGACCGGCCCTGAAGGCCCTGCTCGAGCATCTGCCCGAGGGCGCTTTGACAGCCGAGACCGCCCAAGAACTGCTGGGCAAGGCCGTGGCCGATGCCGGCGTCAAGAAAGGCGTCCTGATGAAGACCCTGCGGGCCGCCCTACTCGGCAGCCTTCAAGGTCCCGACCTGCTCACCACCTGGTTGCTGCTCCAGCCCAGTGGCGAGGCCAGGGCTCGCATCGAGCGCAGCCTCTAG
- a CDS encoding hyperconserved protein Hcp produces MELDLQPGDVVKVLESAALGWVRARVIRVKSGGRVVVQSDQGREFTARGNQVRLIEPAGFRP; encoded by the coding sequence ATGGAGTTGGATCTACAGCCCGGTGATGTGGTCAAGGTTCTGGAATCCGCCGCCCTCGGCTGGGTTCGTGCCCGGGTGATCCGCGTCAAATCCGGCGGTCGTGTCGTCGTCCAGAGCGACCAAGGCCGTGAGTTCACCGCCCGTGGCAATCAGGTCCGCCTGATCGAACCCGCCGGCTTCCGCCCCTGA
- the rplS gene encoding 50S ribosomal protein L19, translating to MAADSKDMTDEIKNEETQEAAGTEAATDSAVAVAEKPAAAKATVGKLSAHALMQAFEAEQIAKNPKELPDIYVGDTVRIGVRITEGNKERIQPFEGVIIAKRHGGLNETITVRRIFQGVGVERVFMIHSPQVASIKVERRGKVRRAKLFYLRDRVGKATRVKQRFDR from the coding sequence ATGGCAGCGGATTCCAAGGACATGACCGACGAGATCAAGAACGAAGAGACCCAGGAAGCCGCCGGCACCGAGGCTGCAACTGACTCCGCCGTAGCTGTGGCCGAAAAGCCTGCTGCTGCAAAAGCCACTGTGGGCAAGCTCAGCGCCCACGCCCTGATGCAGGCCTTTGAGGCCGAGCAGATCGCCAAGAACCCCAAGGAGCTCCCCGACATCTACGTCGGCGACACCGTCCGGATCGGCGTGCGCATCACCGAGGGCAACAAGGAGCGCATCCAGCCCTTCGAAGGCGTGATCATCGCCAAGCGCCACGGCGGCCTCAACGAGACCATCACCGTTCGCCGCATCTTCCAGGGCGTCGGCGTGGAGCGCGTCTTCATGATCCACAGCCCCCAAGTGGCTTCCATCAAGGTGGAGCGCCGCGGTAAGGTGCGTCGGGCGAAGCTCTTCTATCTGCGCGACCGGGTGGGCAAAGCCACTCGCGTCAAGCAGCGCTTCGATCGCTGA
- the map gene encoding type I methionyl aminopeptidase, producing the protein MNLFADLLAATQKEQGQVPQSAVTQTGPRIQKSRRGVEVKSAREIETMRQASRIVATVLREIMELAQPGMTTGDLDAHAEKRIREMGATPSFKGYHGFPASICASINNEVVHGIPSNKRVIKAGDLVKVDTGAYFDGYHGDSCISLLVGEGASQEAQDLARVAQESLMKGLATVKAGSTLLDLAGAVQDHVEANGFAVVEDYTGHGVGRNLHEEPSVFNYRTRELPNMKLRPGMTLAVEPILNAGSKVCRTLKDRWTVVTVDGSLSAQWEHTIAVTSDGCEILTDRDF; encoded by the coding sequence ATGAACCTCTTTGCTGATTTGCTGGCCGCCACCCAGAAAGAACAAGGTCAGGTGCCCCAGTCGGCGGTGACCCAGACCGGCCCCCGGATTCAGAAAAGTCGCCGCGGTGTCGAGGTCAAGAGCGCGCGTGAGATCGAGACGATGCGCCAGGCCAGCCGGATCGTGGCCACGGTCCTGCGGGAGATCATGGAGTTGGCCCAACCGGGCATGACCACAGGGGATTTGGACGCCCACGCGGAGAAGCGCATTCGCGAGATGGGTGCGACGCCCAGCTTCAAGGGCTACCACGGCTTTCCCGCCAGCATTTGCGCCTCGATCAACAACGAGGTGGTCCACGGCATCCCCAGCAACAAGCGGGTGATTAAGGCCGGTGACCTGGTCAAGGTCGACACCGGCGCCTACTTCGACGGCTACCACGGCGATAGCTGCATCAGCCTGTTGGTCGGTGAGGGTGCTTCCCAGGAGGCCCAGGACCTGGCGCGGGTGGCCCAGGAATCACTGATGAAGGGCCTGGCGACGGTCAAGGCGGGCAGCACCCTGCTGGATCTGGCCGGTGCGGTTCAGGACCACGTCGAGGCCAACGGTTTTGCGGTTGTGGAGGACTACACCGGCCATGGCGTGGGCCGCAACCTGCATGAGGAGCCCTCGGTTTTCAACTACCGCACCCGGGAGCTGCCGAACATGAAGCTGCGCCCGGGCATGACCCTCGCGGTGGAGCCGATCCTGAACGCCGGCAGCAAGGTTTGCCGCACCCTGAAGGACCGCTGGACCGTGGTGACCGTTGACGGCAGCCTCTCGGCCCAGTGGGAGCACACCATCGCGGTGACCAGCGACGGCTGCGAGATCCTGACCGACCGCGACTTTTAG
- a CDS encoding NAD-dependent epimerase/dehydratase family protein: protein MAQAEAIAHRCMGLPRFQGRTVALTGASGSLGQALLQQLDAEGALLIALTSSDRPLRIERANGDPIPLEQVRWSVGQEQALSDVLARADILVINHGVNCHGERSPEAIVRSLEVNALSSWRLLELFAQQDDGTRKREAWINTSEAEIQAAVSPLYEISKRLQGQLLSLRSLDLATETFRIRRLVLGPFRSALNPIGLMSAAFVAREILRQTHWGLGLVIVTPNPLTYLLMPLATLSRWAYFRLVSSRP from the coding sequence ATGGCGCAAGCTGAGGCCATCGCCCACCGCTGCATGGGACTGCCGCGCTTTCAAGGACGCACCGTTGCCCTCACTGGAGCCAGCGGCAGCCTGGGCCAAGCCCTGTTGCAGCAGCTCGACGCGGAGGGAGCGCTGCTGATCGCCCTGACCAGCAGCGATCGACCGCTACGCATTGAGCGGGCCAATGGTGACCCCATCCCCCTCGAACAGGTGCGCTGGAGCGTGGGCCAGGAGCAGGCCCTGAGCGACGTGCTAGCGCGGGCCGACATCTTGGTGATCAACCATGGCGTGAACTGCCATGGCGAGCGCAGCCCCGAAGCGATCGTGCGATCGCTCGAGGTCAATGCCCTCAGCAGCTGGAGGTTGCTCGAGCTCTTCGCCCAGCAGGACGACGGCACGCGAAAACGGGAGGCCTGGATCAACACTTCCGAGGCCGAGATCCAAGCGGCGGTTAGCCCGCTTTATGAGATCAGCAAACGGCTGCAGGGCCAACTGCTGAGCCTGCGGAGCCTGGACCTGGCCACTGAGACCTTCCGAATCCGCCGGCTGGTCCTCGGCCCATTTCGCTCCGCCCTCAATCCCATCGGGCTGATGTCTGCGGCGTTTGTCGCCCGGGAAATCCTGCGGCAGACCCACTGGGGATTGGGGTTGGTGATCGTCACACCAAACCCCTTGACTTATCTATTGATGCCCCTTGCGACCCTCAGTCGCTGGGCCTACTTCCGGCTGGTCAGCAGCCGGCCCTAA
- the ebsA gene encoding type IV pilus biogenesis protein EbsA, whose translation MALFAPYCQGSARPAELERALETLARGSCSGVRQLKPAGQRPFELRWRAGVAPSEPAQLELVVEADPTRPSPALPGASYACSVATSQLVLWLMDCREQDGSMDLPESFWQWLLLGLDPPPGTP comes from the coding sequence GTGGCCTTGTTCGCTCCCTATTGCCAGGGGAGCGCGCGCCCGGCGGAATTGGAGCGTGCCCTGGAGACCTTGGCCCGTGGCTCCTGCTCTGGGGTGCGTCAGCTCAAGCCCGCTGGGCAGCGGCCCTTTGAGCTGCGCTGGCGTGCGGGGGTGGCCCCTTCGGAGCCGGCGCAGTTGGAGTTGGTGGTGGAGGCGGACCCGACCCGTCCGTCGCCGGCACTGCCTGGGGCGAGCTACGCCTGTTCGGTGGCCACCTCTCAGCTGGTGCTCTGGCTGATGGATTGCAGGGAGCAGGACGGTTCGATGGATCTGCCTGAGAGCTTCTGGCAATGGTTGTTGCTTGGACTCGATCCGCCCCCCGGCACCCCTTAG
- a CDS encoding phosphotransacetylase family protein has protein sequence MGQGNAANHACSPALLIGSCAPFSGKSAVVLGLARQLLQRGVSVRLGKPLADSAEGSDPLIDDDVRFVGQILGLKDDQLVPSVHLKDAEAARARLLDGNLQPGAGFQRLQQQLQSSSEGLTLMEASGSLNDGRLYGLSLAQVAEGLQAPVLLVHAWDDSSSVEPLLAARDQLGELLAGVVLNGVPPAQVTALRADVVPALERLGLPVLGVMPRSPLLRSVTVEELARRLDARTLCCPERHDLLVETLSIGAMNVNSAMEFFRRRRNMAVVTGADRTDIQLAALEASTQCLILTGAGEPLPQLISRAEELEVPLLKVDHDTLTTVGVIENAFGQVRLHESVKATYAFRLVEEHCDFERLFSRLRLPVPA, from the coding sequence ATGGGCCAGGGCAACGCGGCGAATCACGCTTGTTCCCCCGCCCTGCTGATCGGTTCCTGTGCGCCCTTCAGTGGCAAATCGGCGGTGGTGCTGGGCTTGGCCCGCCAGCTGCTGCAGCGTGGAGTGAGCGTTCGGCTGGGCAAACCCCTGGCCGATAGCGCTGAGGGCTCAGACCCGCTGATCGACGATGACGTGCGCTTCGTCGGCCAGATCCTGGGACTCAAGGATGACCAGCTGGTCCCTTCGGTTCATCTCAAGGACGCCGAAGCAGCTCGGGCGCGTCTGCTGGATGGCAACCTCCAGCCAGGGGCTGGATTCCAGCGGCTGCAGCAGCAACTGCAGTCTTCGAGCGAGGGGCTGACCTTGATGGAGGCCTCAGGAAGCCTCAACGATGGCCGTCTCTATGGACTGAGCCTGGCCCAGGTGGCCGAGGGCTTGCAGGCGCCAGTGCTGCTCGTCCACGCCTGGGACGACAGCAGCAGCGTTGAGCCCCTGCTCGCCGCGCGCGATCAACTGGGTGAGCTGCTGGCTGGGGTGGTGCTCAATGGAGTGCCCCCCGCCCAGGTGACGGCCCTGCGCGCTGATGTGGTCCCCGCCCTCGAGCGGCTTGGCCTGCCGGTGCTGGGGGTGATGCCCCGCTCGCCGCTGCTGCGCAGCGTCACCGTCGAGGAATTGGCTCGCCGCCTCGATGCCCGGACCCTGTGTTGCCCTGAGCGCCACGATCTTCTGGTCGAGACCCTGTCCATTGGTGCGATGAACGTGAACTCCGCCATGGAGTTCTTCCGTCGCCGCCGCAACATGGCTGTGGTCACGGGTGCGGACCGTACCGATATTCAATTGGCTGCGCTGGAGGCCTCGACCCAGTGCTTGATCCTCACGGGTGCGGGTGAACCGTTGCCCCAGTTGATCTCCAGGGCTGAAGAACTTGAGGTTCCCTTGCTGAAGGTCGACCACGACACCTTGACGACCGTTGGGGTGATCGAAAACGCCTTCGGTCAGGTCCGACTGCATGAATCGGTGAAGGCCACCTATGCCTTCCGCCTTGTGGAAGAGCATTGCGATTTTGAGCGGCTTTTCAGTCGCCTACGGCTGCCAGTCCCTGCGTAA
- a CDS encoding MAPEG family protein, with amino-acid sequence MHPAFAWSLFLSAGVVVSSLVPLGAARSKADFQLSDLAAPRAMAERLPDWGKRANWAHLNSFEAFTLYAPAALICLMAGVSSPVAIAAAWIYPALRLGYIAAYVANLPPVRSLCWAGAMTCAGLLYWEGLQAVIAAAN; translated from the coding sequence ATGCATCCCGCCTTTGCCTGGTCGCTCTTCCTCAGCGCCGGTGTTGTGGTCTCCAGCCTGGTGCCCCTCGGCGCGGCCCGCTCCAAGGCCGACTTCCAACTGAGCGACCTGGCCGCCCCCCGGGCCATGGCCGAGCGGCTGCCGGACTGGGGCAAGCGGGCCAACTGGGCGCACCTCAACAGCTTTGAGGCCTTCACCCTCTACGCCCCCGCCGCGCTGATTTGTCTGATGGCCGGCGTCAGCTCGCCGGTGGCCATCGCCGCCGCTTGGATCTATCCCGCCCTACGGCTGGGCTACATCGCCGCCTACGTCGCCAACCTTCCGCCCGTTCGCTCCCTCTGCTGGGCCGGTGCCATGACCTGCGCCGGTCTTCTCTATTGGGAGGGACTGCAGGCCGTCATTGCCGCGGCTAACTGA
- a CDS encoding YajQ family cyclic di-GMP-binding protein, which translates to MASSYSFDVVSDFDWQELVNTLDQVRRDVSTRYDLKDSGTEVDLEETSLTITTASDMTLQAVEDVLRQKATKRNLSLKIFDFQTPEPVGGNKVKQVVKLRKGLSQELAKKLSKTIRDELKKVTVAIQGDALRVTGKSKDDLQAVIQLLKDQDVEVPLQFQNYR; encoded by the coding sequence ATGGCCTCCAGCTACTCCTTCGACGTCGTCTCCGATTTCGATTGGCAGGAATTGGTGAACACCCTGGACCAGGTGCGCCGCGACGTCTCGACCCGCTACGACCTCAAGGATTCGGGCACCGAAGTGGACCTGGAGGAGACCAGCCTGACGATCACGACCGCAAGCGATATGACGCTGCAGGCGGTTGAGGATGTGCTGCGTCAGAAGGCGACCAAGCGCAACCTCTCGCTCAAGATCTTCGACTTCCAAACCCCTGAGCCCGTCGGCGGCAACAAGGTCAAGCAGGTGGTCAAATTGCGCAAAGGGCTCAGTCAGGAGCTGGCGAAAAAGCTCAGCAAAACCATTCGCGACGAGCTCAAGAAAGTCACTGTCGCCATTCAGGGTGATGCCCTGCGGGTGACCGGCAAAAGCAAAGATGACCTTCAGGCGGTGATTCAGCTGCTGAAGGACCAGGACGTCGAAGTGCCCCTGCAGTTCCAGAACTACCGCTGA
- a CDS encoding LysR family transcriptional regulator, translating into MVDLETLAALDGLLWLRTGEAAAEKLALSQSSVSRRAKQAQTIFGVCSQKIDGEWDLLSDAFLLNAERSVHQMARWKGLAPLRLEASYWWRPLITDPPPAGWMVGLCDIVGVPRNLELLRLGIVDAWVGPMPDAPAAHDPEFISLPLSAMPVHCVVTPSHPLLRQGALTFEDLTAYPSLALPEGAYPQVEAALKNIGLWSSPMRMQRYDFKKWEGRSETELTIGYATAMSLELLGGSMVKLPLSLPLESGDALVLKRGFAERPQVTPLLERFQEPLRAMKQRWPEIRLLC; encoded by the coding sequence ATGGTCGATCTGGAAACCTTGGCGGCACTGGACGGACTGCTCTGGCTCAGGACCGGAGAGGCAGCCGCCGAAAAGCTGGCCCTCAGTCAATCGAGCGTCTCGCGCCGCGCCAAACAGGCGCAGACCATCTTTGGGGTCTGCAGCCAGAAAATCGATGGGGAATGGGATCTCTTAAGCGATGCCTTCTTGCTGAATGCCGAGCGCAGCGTGCATCAAATGGCCCGTTGGAAGGGGCTAGCCCCTCTCCGACTCGAGGCCTCCTACTGGTGGCGGCCGCTGATCACTGATCCGCCCCCAGCGGGCTGGATGGTCGGGCTTTGCGACATCGTCGGCGTACCCCGCAACCTGGAGTTGCTGCGCCTGGGGATCGTTGATGCATGGGTGGGCCCCATGCCAGACGCACCGGCAGCTCACGACCCCGAGTTCATCAGCCTGCCTCTTTCTGCCATGCCGGTGCATTGCGTGGTGACCCCCAGCCATCCACTGCTGCGACAGGGGGCGTTGACGTTTGAGGACCTCACGGCTTACCCCAGCCTGGCCCTGCCAGAAGGGGCCTATCCGCAAGTGGAGGCGGCGCTTAAGAACATTGGCCTCTGGTCTTCTCCGATGCGGATGCAGCGCTACGACTTCAAGAAATGGGAGGGTCGCAGCGAAACAGAGCTGACCATTGGCTATGCCACCGCCATGAGTCTGGAGCTGCTGGGAGGAAGCATGGTCAAACTGCCGCTCAGCCTGCCGTTGGAGTCCGGCGATGCGCTTGTACTCAAGCGTGGGTTCGCGGAACGGCCTCAGGTCACACCACTGCTTGAACGATTCCAGGAACCACTGCGGGCCATGAAGCAGCGCTGGCCAGAAATTCGACTCCTTTGCTAA